The DNA window CTTAGTAATCCAAAAGATGAACAATTTCTTAGAGTAAAAAGAATGTTAGTCACACAAGCAACAGTTCTAGCAATGCCAGGAGTTCCTGGTATTTATTTCCATTCATTAGTTGGTTCTCAAAACTATAAAGATGGAGTTAAACACTCAGGAATAAATAGAACAATAAATAGAGAAAAATATAATATTGATTGGCTAGAAAATGAATTATCAACATTAGGAAGTTTGGCTAAAACTATTTTTGATTCTTATAAAAGAATGATATCTATTAGAATAAATGAAGATGCTTTTAATCCATTTACAAAGTTTGTCTTTTTAGAATTAGATGAAAGAGTTTTTATTATAGATAAATTTAGTGTTAATAATGAAGATCGAATACTAGCATTAAATAATTATTCAAACGAAGAAGTTACTATTACTTTACCAAAAGAAATAAAACTTCCATTACAAGATATATTATGTTCAAACTTTTGTGAAGAAAGTAGCGAAAAGAAAGAATCAACAATTACTCTTGAACCATATCAAGTTATGTGGCTTAAGGGAAAAATATAAATTTAAGGAGAATATAAAATGAATCAAATTACAAAGTGTCTATTTCCAGCAGCAGGTTATGGTACAAGATTTTTACCAGCAACAAAAGCAATGCCAAAAGAAATGTTACCAGTTCTTACTAAACCACTTATTCAATATGGTGTAGAAGAAGCAATGGAAGCTGGCTGTGATGTTATGTCTATTATTACAGGTCGTGGGAAAAGAGCTATAACAGATCATTTTGATATTTCATATGAACTTGAGCATCAAATACAAGGAAGTTCTAAAGAAAAAATGTTATCTGATATTAGAAATATTATTGATAAATGTACTTTTACATATACTAGACAAAATGAGATGAAAGGTTTAGGAGATGCTATATATAAAGGTAAAGTTTTAGTAGGAGATAATAATCCTTTTGCAGTAATACTAGCAGATGATTTATGTGTAAATCCAGAAGGAGATGGTGTATTAAAGCAAATGGTTAAACTTTATGAAAAATATAAGTGTTGTATCGTTGCTTGTATGGAAGTACCAAAAGAAGATGTACATAAATATGGAGTTATTGAAGGAAAACCTATGGAAAATGGTGTTCATATTGTTTCAAACATGGTTGAGAAACCTGATAATGATAAAGCTCCATCAAATCTTGCAGTTATTGGAAGATATATCTTAACTCCTCAAATCTTTGAAGTTATAAGTAAAACAAAACCTGGGAAAAATGGAGAATTACAAATTACTGATGCTCTTTGTACTCAAGCCAAAGATGAAATGGTTTTAGCTTATAAATTTGAAGGTAAAAGATTTGATTGTGGTTCAGTAGATGGTTTTGTTGAAGCAACTAACTATTTTTATGAGTTAGAGAATAAGAAGTAAGTAATGAATACTAACAGCAATATATCTGATTTTATACTTTTTGGTGGACATGGAGATTTAGCATTTAGAAAACTAATGCCAGCACTATATCATTTAAGTAAAGATAAATATATAAGTGCTGAAACTAGAATTATAACTATTTCAAGAAGAGATATAGGTACAATAGAACATATTGAATTAGTAAGAAACAAACTTATTGAATATATTGCTGATTTTGATGAAGTATTTTTTAATACATTTAAGAATCAGCTTCTTATAGTAAATATAGATTTGAATAAAAAAGAAACATTTAATAATTTAAAAAAGGTTTTAGATAAATACAAGAACCGAGATAGAATAAACTATTTGTCTACAAGTCCAAACTTTTTTGCTCAAATTTGTGAATCATTGGACTATTGGAAACTAATAAGTTCTAATTCAAGAGTTGTATTAGAAAAACCTTTAGGAAGAGATTTAAAAAGTTTTCAAGACTTAAATGAAAAAGTTTTAAAATATTTTAAAGAAGATCAAATTTATAGAATAGATCACTATTTAGGTAAGGATACTGTACAAAATATCCTTGCTCTTAGATTCTCAAATATTTTATTCCTTCCTTTATGGAATTCACATCATATTGACCATGTACAAATTACAGTTGCCGAAAGTGTTGGCGTTGAAAATAGATGGGATTATTACAATGAATATGGTGCATTAAGAGATATGATTCAAAATCACCTAATGCAATTAATATGTTTAATTGCTATGGAACCACCTTGTTCTATTGAAGCCAATAGTATAAGAGATGAAAAGGTAAAAGTTCTACGATCTTTTAGAAAAATGAATGATACTGATATAAAAGAAAAAACTGTAAGAGCCCAATATATTGAAGGCTCTTCACAAGGAGAATCAGTTCCTGGTTATATTCAAAATGGTTTAAAACAAAGTGATACTGAAACATTTGTTGCAATTAGAGTTGATATTGATAATTGGAGATGGAATAATGTTCCTTTTTACATAAGAAGTGGAAAAAGAATGCAAAAAAGAAACTCTGAGATTGTAATTCAATTTAAATCTATTCCACACTCAATTTTTGGCATGGATGAAAGCTCAATAAATGCAAATAAATTAGTAATAACTTTACAACCCAATGAAAGTATAGAATTAAAACTTATGAATAAAGTACCTGGATTAAGTGATGGTATGAAACTTCAACAAGTTGATTTAGAATTAAACTCACCACATAAAAAACAAAGAAAATCCGATGCTTATGAAAGATTAATTTTAGATGTAATTAATGGAAATGCTACATTATTTATGAGATTAGATGAAGTTGAAGAAGCTTGGAAATGGACTGATACAATTTTGGATGCTTGGAAAAGAGACGTAAGTCCAATGAAAAAATATACAGCAGGAAGTTATGGACCAAGTGCAGCTATCCAAATCATAGCAAAAGATTCAAGAGCATGGAATGATGAATAATATATCATTTACTAATTATGAGAGTTCAAGAATTTTAGTTAAAAATTTTGTAAAAGAAGTTTCAGATATATTAAAAGATGAAATCACTAAGAAAAATAGTGCAACACTTTTAGTATCAGGAGGAAGTACTCCTAAACTTTTTTTTCAAGAGTTATCTAAAGTAGAAATTCAATGGGGAAAAGTCAAAATAGGACTTGTTGATGAAAGATGGCTTTTATCATCAAATAAAGATAGTAATGCATATTTAGTAAAAAAGCATCTTCTACAAAATGAAGCAAAAAATGCAAAGTTTATACCTTTATTTATAAAAGATAAAGAGTGTTTTTCTTCTGATGATTTATGTTCTAGTATTTATGAAAAAGAGTTTTTAAAATGCGATATATTAATTTTAGGTATGGGAAATGATGGACATACTGCCTCACTTTTCCCTCAAAGTAAAAAATTAGATGAAGCTTTAGATTTAAATACAACTAAATTTTGTATCTCAATAAATCCACTTACTGCACCGTATGACAGAATGAGTTTAACATTAAAATCAATTTTAAACTCCAAAAATATTTTTTTACATATACAAAAAGTAGAAAAATTGAAAGTATATAAAGAGGCTTTAGAAAAAGAAAATAAATATCCTATTTCAAAAGTACTTTTTAATGCCAAAAAAATAAAGGTTTATTATAGTCATGAATAATATAATATTAAAAGTTAAAGAAAATATCACTAAAAGATCTCAAAAAAGTAGAGCAATTTACCTAGATAGAATTAACAATGCAAAAATCAAAAATCAAAATAAAAAAAGTCTATCTTGTAGTAATTTAGCCCATGTAATGGCGCCAATGTCAGATGATGAAAAAAAACTATTAAAAGAATATGACTCATATAATATGGGAATTATTACAGCATATAATGATATGTTATCTGCTCACGAACCTTATCATAAATATCCAAGTATTTTAAAAAATGAATTGTTAAAGTATTCATCAACTGCACAAGTTGCAAGTGGTGTTCCTGCTATGTGTGATGGAGTTACACAAGGTGAAATAGGAATGGAATTGTCTTTATTTAGTAGAGATACTATTGCAATGGCAAGTGCAGTAGGATTATCTCATAATGTTTATGATGGAGCATTTTTCCTAGGTGTTTGTGATAAAATTGTTCCAGGTTTAGTAATCTCAGCGCTTAGTTTTGGACATCTTCCAGCTATTTTTGTACCAGCTGGACCTATGAAATCAGGAATATCTAATAAAGAAAAAGCAAAATTTAGACAAGAGTATGCAAAAGGGAATATTAAAGAAAAAGAACTTTTAGAAGTTGAATCTTCTTCTTATCATAGTTGTGGAACTTGTACTTTCTTTGGTACTGCAAACTCAAATCAAATGCTTTTAGAAATGATGGGATTACAACTTCCGAATGCTTCTTTTGTAAATACAAATACACCATTAAGAGAAGAACTTACAAAATATAGTGCAAAAGCTTTACATGAACTAAAAACAAAGAATATTTCATTAAGTGATATTATTGATGAAAGAAGTTTTATAAATGCGATTGTTGGACTAATGGCCAGTGGAGGTTCTACAAATCACACTATTCACTTGATTGCTATGGCAAAAGCTTGTGGTATTGTTTTAACATGGGAAGATTTTGATGAAATTTCTAAAGTAACTCCTTTATTATGTAAGATGTATCCAAATGGAAGTGCTGATGTAAATACTTTTAGAGATGCAGGTGGAATGGGAGTTGTAATAAGTGAATTAATAGAAAAAGGTCTTGTTTTTGAAGATGTTAATACAGTAGTAGGAAAAGGTTTAAAAAACTTTGTTGTTGAACCTATTTTAAAAGAAGGAAAACTAACATTCAAAAAAATTGATGG is part of the Poseidonibacter antarcticus genome and encodes:
- the galU gene encoding UTP--glucose-1-phosphate uridylyltransferase GalU — protein: MNQITKCLFPAAGYGTRFLPATKAMPKEMLPVLTKPLIQYGVEEAMEAGCDVMSIITGRGKRAITDHFDISYELEHQIQGSSKEKMLSDIRNIIDKCTFTYTRQNEMKGLGDAIYKGKVLVGDNNPFAVILADDLCVNPEGDGVLKQMVKLYEKYKCCIVACMEVPKEDVHKYGVIEGKPMENGVHIVSNMVEKPDNDKAPSNLAVIGRYILTPQIFEVISKTKPGKNGELQITDALCTQAKDEMVLAYKFEGKRFDCGSVDGFVEATNYFYELENKK
- the zwf gene encoding glucose-6-phosphate dehydrogenase; translated protein: MNTNSNISDFILFGGHGDLAFRKLMPALYHLSKDKYISAETRIITISRRDIGTIEHIELVRNKLIEYIADFDEVFFNTFKNQLLIVNIDLNKKETFNNLKKVLDKYKNRDRINYLSTSPNFFAQICESLDYWKLISSNSRVVLEKPLGRDLKSFQDLNEKVLKYFKEDQIYRIDHYLGKDTVQNILALRFSNILFLPLWNSHHIDHVQITVAESVGVENRWDYYNEYGALRDMIQNHLMQLICLIAMEPPCSIEANSIRDEKVKVLRSFRKMNDTDIKEKTVRAQYIEGSSQGESVPGYIQNGLKQSDTETFVAIRVDIDNWRWNNVPFYIRSGKRMQKRNSEIVIQFKSIPHSIFGMDESSINANKLVITLQPNESIELKLMNKVPGLSDGMKLQQVDLELNSPHKKQRKSDAYERLILDVINGNATLFMRLDEVEEAWKWTDTILDAWKRDVSPMKKYTAGSYGPSAAIQIIAKDSRAWNDE
- the pgl gene encoding 6-phosphogluconolactonase; amino-acid sequence: MMNNISFTNYESSRILVKNFVKEVSDILKDEITKKNSATLLVSGGSTPKLFFQELSKVEIQWGKVKIGLVDERWLLSSNKDSNAYLVKKHLLQNEAKNAKFIPLFIKDKECFSSDDLCSSIYEKEFLKCDILILGMGNDGHTASLFPQSKKLDEALDLNTTKFCISINPLTAPYDRMSLTLKSILNSKNIFLHIQKVEKLKVYKEALEKENKYPISKVLFNAKKIKVYYSHE
- the edd gene encoding phosphogluconate dehydratase, with translation MNNIILKVKENITKRSQKSRAIYLDRINNAKIKNQNKKSLSCSNLAHVMAPMSDDEKKLLKEYDSYNMGIITAYNDMLSAHEPYHKYPSILKNELLKYSSTAQVASGVPAMCDGVTQGEIGMELSLFSRDTIAMASAVGLSHNVYDGAFFLGVCDKIVPGLVISALSFGHLPAIFVPAGPMKSGISNKEKAKFRQEYAKGNIKEKELLEVESSSYHSCGTCTFFGTANSNQMLLEMMGLQLPNASFVNTNTPLREELTKYSAKALHELKTKNISLSDIIDERSFINAIVGLMASGGSTNHTIHLIAMAKACGIVLTWEDFDEISKVTPLLCKMYPNGSADVNTFRDAGGMGVVISELIEKGLVFEDVNTVVGKGLKNFVVEPILKEGKLTFKKIDGLSKNLDVISSGNEPFNKQGGLKLLQGNLGQSVIKTSALLEKHLYVKQKAIVFTSQEQLQEEFKKGNLTKDFIAVVKYQGPKANGMPELHKLLPPLGVLQDLGYKVALITDGRMSGASGKIPSAIHLSPEAKDEGLISKIKDGDLIELDAINGKLNLLIEEDELESRIIENKDLSSNNFGVGRELFNVVRKNVSSASTGASIFALPGEEDL